One Brassica napus cultivar Da-Ae chromosome A5, Da-Ae, whole genome shotgun sequence DNA window includes the following coding sequences:
- the LOC111215927 gene encoding putative F-box/kelch-repeat protein At2g41360 has translation MLRPKPLFGLQNPKVARALGRTLPFSRSPSYSWITFRPGEKTTDYQLEHRSLSSADVPGPCLGYAVSVGPDIYFIGGILVPSTKLWILDTRSGHLRTAPSMKVGGSAEYKVAVGVVEGKIYVIGGSDEESQVEVFDPETQTWDFAGEEKVKCESEFSVSMKQKVYMVGRDGRVSTYSPREGIKNEATEMLSYVKFLCVVKNVLYACFQWSGLIWFNTKLKVWTRVVDRDGKDGKLEMYSFAAQKMEEFEGKIAFFWPLPNIDCTKSELICKLIALDRVGENIRGRIEWSGIVATLPRNIRLKDCLVVSG, from the exons ATGCTACGACCTAAACCTCTCTTTGGTCTCCAAAACCCTAAGGTCGCTCGTGCGCTCGGCAGAACTCTACC GTTTTCACGGTCCCCTAGCTACAGCTGGATCACTTTCCGTCCGGGTGAGAAGACCACTGACTATCAGTTGGAGCACAGATCTCTGTCGTCGGCGGATGTCCCGGGCCCTTGTCTTGGTTATGCAGTCTCCGTGGGACCAGATATCTATTTCATTGGTGGAATCTTAGTTCCCTCCACGAAGCTTTGGATCCTTGACACTCGATCTGGTCATTTACGGACGGCTCCAAGCATGAAAGTGGGTGGGTCGGCAGAGTACAAAGTAGCTGTGGGAGTGGTTGAGGGGAAGATATATGTAATTGGAGGAAGTGATGAAGAGAGCCAAGTGGAAGTGTTTGATCCAGAAACACAGACCTGGGACTTCGCTGGCGAGGAGAAGGTGAAATGTGAATCGGAGTTTAGTGTGTCTATGAAGCAAAAGGTTTATATGGTGGGCAGGGATGGGAGAGTCAGCACCTATAGTCCGAGAGAAGGTATAAAAAATGAAGCAACGGAGATGCTAAGTTATGTGAAGTTCTTGTGTGTGGTAAAGAATGTACTCTACGCTTGTTTTCAGTGGAGTGGGTTAATATGGTTTAACACAAAGCTCAAGGTTTGGACAAGAGTGGTTGATCGTGATGGCAAGGATGGGAAGTTAGAAATGTATTCATTTGCTGCTCAAAAAATGGAGGAATTCGAGGGAAAGATAGCGTTTTTTTGGCCACTACCTAATATTGATTGCACGAAGAGTGAACTTATCTGTAAACTGATCGCATTGGATAGGGTCGGAGAAAATATTCGTGGGAGGATTGAGTGGTCTGGTATTGTGGCCACCTTGCCGCGTAACATTCGTTTGAAGGATTGTTTAGTTGTTTCCGGTTGA